The proteins below are encoded in one region of Triticum aestivum cultivar Chinese Spring chromosome 1B, IWGSC CS RefSeq v2.1, whole genome shotgun sequence:
- the LOC123135192 gene encoding pleckstrin homology domain-containing protein 1, with the protein MAASLWRAVMGSSSSGGGDDPAAGGVEFWHGAERAGWLTKQGEYIKTWRRRWFVLKQGRLFWFKDAAVRRGSVPRGIIPVSSCLTVKGAEDVLNRQFAFELSTPTETMYFIADAEKEKEEWINSIGRSIVQHSRSVTDAEVVDYDSRPQPPPQPKKSEASEPSE; encoded by the coding sequence ATGGCGGCCAGCCTGTGGCGCGCGGTGatgggctcctcctcgtcgggcggcggcgacgacccggcggcgggcggcgtggaGTTCTGGCACGGGGCGGAGCGCGCGGGGTGGCTGACCAAGCAGGGCGAGTACATCAAGACGTGGCGGCGGCGCTGGTTCGTACTCAAGCAGGGCCGGCTCTTCTGGTTCAAGGACGCCGCCGTCAGGCGCGGCTCGGTGCCCCGGGGGATCATCCCCGTCTCCTCCTGCCTCACCGTCAAGGGCGCCGAGGACGTGCTCAACCGCCAGTTCGCCTTCGAGCTCTCCACCCCGACCGAGACCATGTACTTCATCGCCGACgccgagaaggagaaggaggagtggATCAACTCCATCGGCCGATCCATCGTCCAGCACTCCCGCTCCGTTACCGACGCCGAGGTCGTTGACTACGACAGCCGCCCCCAGCCCCCACCGCAGCCCAAGAAGAGCGAGGCGAGTGAGCCGTCAGAGTAA